A stretch of the Chanos chanos chromosome 1, fChaCha1.1, whole genome shotgun sequence genome encodes the following:
- the acyp1 gene encoding acylphosphatase-1 isoform X1, with product MFFFHLLQAMSEEELLSVDYEVFGKVQGVFFRKYTQSEGKKLGLVGWVQNTGAGTVQGQLQGPTPKVRQMQEWLKTTGSPQSRIIKAEFKNEKKIENLDYKDFKVVR from the exons atgtttttctttcatcttttgcAGGCCATGTCTGAAGAGGAGCTTCTCTCAGTGGACTATGAGGTATTCGGGAAGGTGCAGGGTGTGTTCTTTCGAAAATATACCCAG TCTGAGGGGAAGAAGCTTGGCTTGGTTGGCTGGGTTCAAAACACTGGAGCTGGGACAGTGCAAGGACAGCTTCAAGGTCCTACCCCCAAAGTCAGACAGATGCAAGAATGGCTAAAAACCACTGGGAGTCCACAGTCACGGATCATCAAAGCTGAatttaaaaatgagaagaaaattGAAAATCTGGATTACAAGGACTTCAAAGTTGTGCGTTAG
- the acyp1 gene encoding acylphosphatase-1 isoform X2, which produces MSEEELLSVDYEVFGKVQGVFFRKYTQSEGKKLGLVGWVQNTGAGTVQGQLQGPTPKVRQMQEWLKTTGSPQSRIIKAEFKNEKKIENLDYKDFKVVR; this is translated from the exons ATGTCTGAAGAGGAGCTTCTCTCAGTGGACTATGAGGTATTCGGGAAGGTGCAGGGTGTGTTCTTTCGAAAATATACCCAG TCTGAGGGGAAGAAGCTTGGCTTGGTTGGCTGGGTTCAAAACACTGGAGCTGGGACAGTGCAAGGACAGCTTCAAGGTCCTACCCCCAAAGTCAGACAGATGCAAGAATGGCTAAAAACCACTGGGAGTCCACAGTCACGGATCATCAAAGCTGAatttaaaaatgagaagaaaattGAAAATCTGGATTACAAGGACTTCAAAGTTGTGCGTTAG
- the LOC115811861 gene encoding transmembrane emp24 domain-containing protein 10 isoform X1, with translation MSRLTTVLVLPILFDLVLSITFHLPVNTRKCLREEIHKDVLVTGEYEVSEQPTAKCTLKITDSSGHILYTKDDASKGKFAFTTEDYDMFEVCFESKSPMGTGRVLDQLVNLDMKHGVEAKNYEEIAKVEKLKPLEVELRRLEDLSESIVNDFAYMKKREEEMRDTNESTNTRVLYFSIFSMCCLIGLATWQVFYLRRFFKAKKLIE, from the exons ATGTCTAGATTGACAACCGTTTTAGTTCTGcctattttgtttgatttggttCTTTCAATCACGTTCCATTTGCCTGTAAATACCAGAAAATGTCTGCGAGAGGAAATCCACAAAGATGTCCTGGTCACTGGGGAGTACGAAGTTAGCGAGCAACCCACAGCTAAATGCACCCTGAAG ATCACAGATTCTTCCGGGCATATTCTGTACACAAAAGATGATGCATCCAAAGGGAAGTTTGCCTTCACAACAGAGGATTATGACATGTTTGAAGTGTGCTTTGAGAGCAAATCTCCTATGG GTACTGGGAGGGTCCTTGACCAGCTGGTCAATTTAGACATGAAACATGGTGTGGAGGCAAAGAATTATGAAGAG ATCGCAAAAGTGGAGAAGCTAAAGCCATTGGAGGTGGAGCTGAGGAGGCTTGAGGACCTATCAGAATCCATTGTGAATGACTTTGCCTACATGAAGAAAcgagaggaggagatgagagacaCTAATG agtccacaaacacacgtgtACTGTATTTCAGCATCTTCTCCATGTGTTGCCTGATTGGCCTGGCTACATGGCAAGTCTTCTACCTACGACGCTTCTTCAAGGCCAAGAAACTTATTGAGTGA
- the LOC115811861 gene encoding transmembrane emp24 domain-containing protein 10 isoform X2 encodes MSRLTTVLVLPILFDLVLSITFHLPVNTRKCLREEIHKDVLVTGEYEVSEQPTAKCTLKITDSSGHILYTKDDASKGKFAFTTEDYDMFEVCFESKSPMGEVLDQLVNLDMKHGVEAKNYEEIAKVEKLKPLEVELRRLEDLSESIVNDFAYMKKREEEMRDTNESTNTRVLYFSIFSMCCLIGLATWQVFYLRRFFKAKKLIE; translated from the exons ATGTCTAGATTGACAACCGTTTTAGTTCTGcctattttgtttgatttggttCTTTCAATCACGTTCCATTTGCCTGTAAATACCAGAAAATGTCTGCGAGAGGAAATCCACAAAGATGTCCTGGTCACTGGGGAGTACGAAGTTAGCGAGCAACCCACAGCTAAATGCACCCTGAAG ATCACAGATTCTTCCGGGCATATTCTGTACACAAAAGATGATGCATCCAAAGGGAAGTTTGCCTTCACAACAGAGGATTATGACATGTTTGAAGTGTGCTTTGAGAGCAAATCTCCTATGGGTGA GGTCCTTGACCAGCTGGTCAATTTAGACATGAAACATGGTGTGGAGGCAAAGAATTATGAAGAG ATCGCAAAAGTGGAGAAGCTAAAGCCATTGGAGGTGGAGCTGAGGAGGCTTGAGGACCTATCAGAATCCATTGTGAATGACTTTGCCTACATGAAGAAAcgagaggaggagatgagagacaCTAATG agtccacaaacacacgtgtACTGTATTTCAGCATCTTCTCCATGTGTTGCCTGATTGGCCTGGCTACATGGCAAGTCTTCTACCTACGACGCTTCTTCAAGGCCAAGAAACTTATTGAGTGA
- the fosaa gene encoding proto-oncogene c-Fos codes for MFISNMSTDIDSSSRCSSESPAGDTLAYYQQSQTEAQPDTTASPMETTQKSCNGIETSAAPFVPTVTAISTTPDLQWMVQPTIITSVSPSLGKARANEAQNSLSVTSRTGGSKGKSAARKGKVEQLTPEEEEKKRIRRERNKMAAAKCRNRRRELTDTLQAETDKLEEDKAALQAEIANLLKEKERLEYILATHKPLCQLPEELDGMFPESPQSVSTPDAPGKLQEDSPQEAPSLQDLETPLVPSTAISGNSNILLCSSAEVSLCDLEPTLDIKEELLDNILANGDEDQISVETARSVPDIDLSGSLGFTDWETLYKSVTNDLEPLTTPVVTTSTPTCNSYLSVFTFACPELDSMPEGLDGRKSGVGKAESSVDILNSPTLLAL; via the exons ATGTTTATTAGCAACATGAGTACCGACATCGATTCCTCGTCTCGCTGCAGCTCCGAATCTCCTGCCGGGGACACCCTCGCGTACTACCAGCAGTCGCAGACTGAAGCGCAACCGGACACCACCGCTTCACCGATGGAGACCACACAG AAATCTTGCAACGGTATTGAGACATCTGCGGCTCCGTTTGTTCCGACTGTGACCGCGATCTCTACAACCCCAGATTTGCAGTGGATGGTACAGCCGACTATCATCACGTCCGTCTCGCCGTCTCTGGGCAAAGCAAGAGCCAATGAAGCGCAGAATTCTCTCTCGGTAACATCCAGAACAGGAGGAAGCAAGGGGAAAAGCGCCGCTAGAAAGGGGAAAGTCGAGCAG CTTACTcccgaggaggaggagaagaagaggataaggagagagagaaataagatgGCTGCAGCCAAGTGTCGCAACCGGCGACGTGAGCTCACAGACACCTTGCAGGCT GAGACAGACAAATTAGAGGAAGACAAGGCAGCACTGCAGGCAGAGATAGCCAACCTcctgaaagaaaaggagaggctTGAGTATATCCTAGCCACTCACAAACCTTTATGCCAACTGCCTGAGGAACTAGATGGCATGTTCCCAGAATCTCCTCAGTCTGTTTCCACCCCAGATGCTCCTGGCAAACTCCAAGAGGACAGTCCACAGGAAGCCCCTTCACTTCAGGACTTGGAGACACCCCTTGTGCCATCAACAGCCATTTCAGGGAACTCCAACATCCTGCTATGCTCCAGTGCTGAGGTCAGTCTCTGTGACCTTGAGCCTACACTTGATATCAAAGAAGAACTTCTAGACAACATCCTTGCCAATGGTGATGAGGACCAGATCTCAGTAGAAACAGCCCGATCAGTACCTGATATTGACCTCAGTGGGTCCCTGGGCTTCACAGACTGGGAGACCCTCTACAAGTCAGTGACAAATGACTTGGAACCCCTTACTACCCCTGTGGTGACCACCTCCACCCCTACCTGTAACAGTTACCTGTCTGTGTTCACTTTCGCTTGCCCAGAGCTGGACTCCATGCCTGAGGGACTGGACGGACGTAAAAGTGGGGTGGGCAAAGCTGAATCCAGCGTAGACATCCTCAACTCTCCAACTCTTTTAGCCTTATAA